Proteins from a single region of Chloroflexota bacterium:
- a CDS encoding carbon-nitrogen hydrolase family protein: protein MRISTISFLLGSEAATQAARYDQAFRYLEAALADQPDVILLPEMFETMGCMEWRHIQERSEPEARFAGALELAMTEDGPVAARFLEFAARHNVTVVSNNLTRDGAALYNQATFYGRQGHILGRYRKVQPTENEYEVKGITPGDAIEPIEVDGVRYGVFICNDQAFPEVCQIYGLKGTDVLLHPTQAAGPTETIRSEMLRTRAHDASCFLVTSTFLQDRPLGWQYRQSHATIYDYNGFTLAETGHRAGHATATLDLDEERWTSWCTKYDHRRTMLRQNRADLYARAYADIAPHKENMVPMREPSAVGS, encoded by the coding sequence GTGAGAATTTCCACCATTTCCTTTCTTCTCGGCAGCGAAGCGGCTACCCAGGCCGCTCGCTACGATCAGGCGTTTCGCTACCTGGAAGCGGCGTTGGCAGACCAACCCGACGTGATCCTCCTGCCGGAAATGTTCGAGACCATGGGGTGCATGGAGTGGCGGCACATTCAGGAGCGGAGCGAACCGGAGGCGCGCTTCGCCGGGGCGCTTGAACTCGCCATGACGGAAGATGGTCCGGTTGCGGCGCGCTTCCTGGAGTTTGCCGCGCGCCACAATGTTACTGTGGTCTCAAACAATCTGACCCGAGATGGCGCAGCCCTGTACAACCAGGCGACCTTCTACGGCAGGCAGGGCCACATCCTGGGACGCTATCGGAAGGTACAACCCACCGAGAACGAGTACGAAGTGAAGGGAATCACGCCTGGGGACGCGATCGAGCCCATCGAAGTGGACGGCGTCCGCTACGGCGTCTTCATCTGCAACGATCAAGCATTCCCGGAGGTTTGCCAGATTTACGGCTTGAAGGGCACGGACGTGCTGCTCCATCCCACCCAAGCTGCCGGGCCGACCGAGACCATTCGCTCGGAGATGCTGCGCACCCGTGCCCACGATGCCTCCTGCTTCTTGGTCACGTCTACGTTTCTCCAGGACAGGCCGCTCGGGTGGCAGTACCGCCAGAGTCATGCGACGATCTATGACTACAACGGCTTTACCCTGGCTGAGACCGGACACCGCGCCGGCCACGCGACCGCGACGCTCGACCTGGACGAAGAGCGCTGGACGAGCTGGTGCACGAAGTACGACCACCGGCGAACCATGCTGCGCCAGAATCGCGCCGATCTCTACGCCCGCGCCTACGCGGATATCGCGCCGCACAAGGAAAACATGGTCCCGATGCGGGAGCCAAGCGCGGTAGGCTCGTAA
- a CDS encoding molybdenum cofactor biosynthesis protein MoaE, translating into MSIAKTTAEKVETGHFRILERPITADELIPHVLTDAYGAVATFSGTVRNHARGKHVTCLTYEAYPEMAEAEMRKIAVEVYAQWPECKVAMLHRIGKLEIGDVSVAIAVATPHRKESFEACEFAINRLKETVPIWKKEAYADGEVWVEGVSPGADGNAG; encoded by the coding sequence ATGTCCATAGCCAAGACTACGGCAGAGAAAGTCGAGACCGGTCACTTCCGCATCCTCGAGCGCCCGATCACGGCTGACGAACTCATCCCCCATGTGCTCACCGACGCCTACGGCGCCGTGGCGACGTTCTCCGGCACGGTGCGCAACCACGCCCGCGGCAAGCATGTCACCTGCCTGACCTACGAGGCCTATCCGGAGATGGCAGAGGCCGAGATGCGCAAGATCGCGGTGGAGGTCTATGCGCAGTGGCCGGAATGCAAAGTGGCCATGCTGCATCGCATCGGCAAGCTGGAGATCGGCGACGTCTCGGTTGCGATCGCGGTGGCAACACCTCACCGCAAGGAGTCGTTTGAGGCTTGTGAATTTGCCATCAACCGGCTCAAAGAGACCGTACCCATCTGGAAGAAAGAGGCCTACGCCGACGGCGAGGTGTGGGTGGAAGGCGTCTCCCCCGGCGCAGACGGCAACGCGGGCTAA